One genomic region from Pseudobacteriovorax antillogorgiicola encodes:
- the fni gene encoding type 2 isopentenyl-diphosphate Delta-isomerase yields MTDSIKLSPPLPWISDQGQTGFVTEISRQHLTLDIFEASQASSGPNEIRVMVGKSQSFVFSGQSRLASPRTFRLMIHGADSEQQLHDLLGQVRKDQHIEICRDQDVEASDRFTGFQRVQFIPEALPELSFDDLNTEQSFLGTCFDYPILITGMTGGVDKGTEINRRLALAAEAYNIPMGVGSQRVALDNPEYAPIFDVKKYAPNLFVIGNLGFAQLKQDNYLDLCRRAVDMVSADALAIHVNVLQEAIQMEGDRDFTDILKRLETVCQSLSTPIVIKEVGSGISSNTAQKLLETGIAAIDVGGRGGTSWGYIEGLRSSSSETMELAETFRNWGIPTAYSLVGVRALAPQLPLIATGGVRNGLTVAKAIALGADLVGIGLPLLRAALQGEQETRDTLATIVRGLKVAMIATGSRSLRDLEQHICLSHPMEKNFDDIVQSKSFY; encoded by the coding sequence CCCAATGAGATCCGCGTTATGGTAGGGAAAAGCCAAAGCTTTGTATTTAGTGGGCAAAGTCGCCTCGCAAGCCCCCGCACTTTCCGCCTCATGATCCACGGCGCAGATTCAGAGCAACAGCTCCACGATCTCCTTGGTCAAGTCCGCAAGGACCAACACATCGAAATCTGTCGCGACCAAGATGTCGAGGCCTCCGATCGATTCACAGGGTTTCAGCGAGTCCAATTCATCCCCGAAGCACTGCCCGAGCTAAGCTTTGACGACCTTAACACCGAACAAAGCTTTCTAGGAACCTGTTTTGACTACCCTATTCTCATCACAGGGATGACGGGCGGGGTCGACAAGGGTACTGAGATCAATCGTCGCCTAGCTCTTGCAGCGGAGGCCTACAATATTCCCATGGGAGTCGGTTCCCAGCGAGTGGCTTTGGATAATCCCGAATATGCTCCTATATTCGATGTAAAAAAATATGCTCCAAATTTATTTGTTATCGGTAACCTTGGCTTTGCTCAGCTAAAACAAGATAACTACTTGGACCTTTGTCGCCGGGCAGTGGATATGGTTTCGGCTGACGCTCTCGCCATCCATGTTAACGTTTTACAAGAAGCCATTCAGATGGAAGGAGATCGGGATTTTACTGACATTCTAAAGCGTTTAGAAACCGTGTGTCAGTCCCTATCGACTCCTATTGTCATCAAAGAGGTTGGTTCAGGCATCTCGTCCAATACGGCACAAAAACTTTTGGAAACTGGCATCGCTGCGATCGATGTTGGGGGCCGCGGCGGCACATCTTGGGGATATATAGAAGGTCTAAGGAGCAGCTCTTCGGAAACCATGGAGTTAGCTGAGACATTCCGCAACTGGGGCATTCCAACAGCCTACAGTTTGGTGGGGGTTCGAGCCTTAGCTCCCCAGCTACCTCTCATAGCGACTGGTGGCGTGCGCAACGGACTTACAGTCGCCAAGGCGATCGCTCTCGGAGCCGACCTGGTTGGAATCGGCTTACCTCTCCTTCGAGCTGCACTTCAAGGAGAGCAAGAGACCCGAGATACCCTAGCGACGATTGTACGGGGTTTGAAGGTTGCTATGATAGCGACCGGCAGCCGCAGTTTACGAGATCTTGAACAGCATATTTGTTTGAGTCACCCCATGGAGAAGAACTTTGACGACATCGTTCAGTCAAAAAGCTTTTATTAG